From Zavarzinella sp., one genomic window encodes:
- a CDS encoding ribonuclease HI family protein, with product MKKATVYVDGASRGNPGPAAYAYVIQEAGEPPIEKSEYLGDQTNNIAEYSALRQMLHDAVAMGFTDLHVYSDSELMVKQVRGEFKVKNPQIFEIWQEVRKTINKLDHFQIDHVLRGNNKRADELCNIELDRVLKKPGSSAAKPKPATKTSSSKQVSPEKEAYAREECLICIEQAMHNWNRGEAVPTPEQLWDQLWSILDDANILKKS from the coding sequence TTGAAAAAAGCTACCGTTTACGTGGATGGTGCGTCTCGTGGGAACCCTGGCCCAGCTGCCTACGCCTATGTGATTCAGGAAGCAGGCGAACCACCGATCGAAAAATCGGAATACCTGGGAGATCAGACGAATAACATTGCTGAATACTCCGCACTGCGGCAGATGCTGCACGATGCCGTTGCCATGGGCTTCACCGATCTGCATGTCTACAGCGATTCAGAATTGATGGTGAAGCAGGTACGTGGGGAATTCAAAGTAAAAAACCCACAAATATTCGAAATCTGGCAGGAAGTTCGCAAGACAATCAACAAATTAGACCACTTTCAGATTGACCATGTGCTGCGCGGCAACAACAAGCGTGCTGATGAGCTGTGCAACATCGAACTGGATCGCGTTCTCAAAAAACCAGGTTCGAGTGCTGCGAAACCAAAGCCTGCCACAAAAACAAGCAGTTCGAAACAGGTATCGCCCGAAAAAGAAGCCTATGCCCGCGAAGAGTGCCTGATCTGTATTGAACAGGCAATGCACAACTGGAACCGTGGGGAAGCTGTTCCCACGCCGGAACAATTGTGGGATCAACTCTGGAGCATTCTTGACGATGCCAACATATTAAAGAAAAGTTAA
- the tsaB gene encoding tRNA (adenosine(37)-N6)-threonylcarbamoyltransferase complex dimerization subunit type 1 TsaB, with amino-acid sequence MDIRLIIEGSCLPAIVGISRGEEVVQVIELDSHKQRSSDLVIAIQQLFRTVGATYSQCSEVICGLGPGSYTGLRVTLSAVKAMVYATGARFAGIESFVSWIPFQHPDPHHVAVIDSALKEKLFYRNYLRNSEGNWLLDNDLEIITGEESALRLSHADWITGPEAIRRQKSNPVPSIDRLKALVAATRIYPQLVHTDVWLAEPLYLRGSSAEENVKKA; translated from the coding sequence ATGGATATCAGACTGATTATCGAAGGTTCGTGCCTACCAGCCATCGTGGGGATTTCTCGTGGGGAAGAAGTCGTTCAGGTTATTGAGCTTGATTCCCACAAACAACGATCCAGCGATCTGGTCATTGCGATCCAGCAACTGTTCCGCACCGTGGGGGCAACTTACTCCCAGTGCAGTGAAGTGATCTGTGGCTTGGGCCCGGGCAGTTACACAGGCCTGCGAGTGACGCTAAGTGCTGTCAAGGCAATGGTTTACGCTACTGGTGCACGATTTGCCGGCATCGAAAGTTTTGTCAGTTGGATTCCTTTTCAGCATCCCGACCCCCACCACGTGGCAGTCATTGATTCCGCACTGAAAGAAAAACTGTTTTACCGGAATTATCTGCGGAATTCTGAAGGTAACTGGTTACTGGATAATGACTTAGAGATTATTACCGGTGAAGAGAGTGCCTTGAGGCTTTCCCACGCAGATTGGATTACCGGACCGGAAGCAATTCGCAGGCAAAAATCCAACCCCGTACCATCGATTGACCGGCTGAAAGCACTGGTAGCGGCCACCAGGATTTACCCACAGTTGGTGCATACGGACGTCTGGCTGGCAGAACCACTGTATCTGCGTGGGAGCAGTGCTGAAGAGAATGTGAAGAAAGCTTAA